The following proteins are co-located in the Maridesulfovibrio sp. genome:
- a CDS encoding methyl-accepting chemotaxis protein, which yields MRLDIKNKLILLILAAVLLCAGGMASISFVKMTDMAQTAFEESSLSELQQVDNFISEFMHEAELNAKFLAGEPAVTESFGNNLNLVQDKSLDAVKREWMNDKAKAAFDLMKRLVTSHDAYDFAFFGMDDGGFNMYPEDGMPAGYDPRARPWYTEAVAGAKDTSVSKAYKSTTGVAVSSITSKIRDNGRVIGVVGFDINLSTLTDVVSAIKIGKTGYIILMEGDNTILSDPVNKDYAFKKAEDLDDPGMKKLAAMKDSFAPVTLGGEDKFVRVFTSPALGWKLALLIDKSEIMEGAYDTVKDTLLMGLGIAVVLCLFGWFVARSIANPIQMLVGAAQSVSKGDFDAIPDESRFSGELLTLQQALKGMVVDLGKLLKTTEEKGLEAEEQTKLAKEALAEAEEARKAAESAKREGMLQAAGQLEQIVDQITSASQELSAQIEQSRSGAEIQRERSSEAATAMEEMNASVFEVAQNASQAAESADDARKQADAGGGIVDNVISSIGEVDAAAGQMATGLETLGRRAEGIGQVMNVITDIADQTNLLALNAAIEAARAGEAGRGFAVVADEVRKLAEKTMDATKEVGEAVSAIQSGTRNSISDMEKASGMVERSTAYASEAGKSLSSIVNIVESTADQVRAIATASEEQSAASEEINRNTDEINRIASETSQAMEQSSQAVHELSRLSEDLKSVIDDLKKV from the coding sequence ATGAGGTTGGACATCAAGAATAAGCTTATATTGTTGATTCTAGCAGCTGTATTGCTATGTGCAGGCGGTATGGCGTCAATTTCTTTTGTTAAAATGACAGATATGGCTCAGACTGCTTTTGAGGAGTCTTCGCTAAGTGAATTGCAGCAAGTGGATAATTTTATATCCGAGTTTATGCATGAAGCAGAGTTGAATGCCAAATTTTTAGCTGGTGAACCGGCGGTTACCGAGTCTTTCGGAAATAACTTGAATCTGGTTCAGGATAAGAGTCTTGATGCAGTTAAAAGAGAGTGGATGAATGATAAGGCAAAGGCGGCTTTTGATCTGATGAAAAGGCTGGTTACCAGTCACGATGCTTATGATTTCGCCTTTTTCGGAATGGATGACGGCGGGTTCAACATGTATCCGGAAGACGGCATGCCTGCCGGTTATGATCCCCGTGCAAGACCGTGGTATACCGAAGCCGTCGCGGGAGCTAAGGATACTTCTGTCAGTAAGGCGTATAAATCCACAACAGGTGTGGCTGTAAGCTCCATCACCTCCAAGATAAGAGATAACGGCAGGGTTATTGGTGTCGTCGGTTTTGACATCAACTTGTCGACGCTTACCGATGTTGTCTCAGCAATCAAGATAGGTAAGACCGGATACATTATATTAATGGAAGGGGACAACACCATCCTCTCCGATCCTGTAAATAAAGATTATGCTTTCAAGAAGGCTGAGGATCTTGATGATCCGGGTATGAAGAAACTGGCTGCAATGAAAGATAGCTTTGCTCCGGTCACCCTTGGCGGAGAGGATAAGTTCGTCAGGGTTTTTACCTCTCCTGCCCTCGGCTGGAAGCTGGCTCTGCTGATCGACAAGTCCGAAATTATGGAAGGTGCGTATGATACCGTTAAAGATACCCTGCTTATGGGGCTTGGTATTGCTGTCGTGCTTTGTCTTTTCGGATGGTTTGTTGCCAGGTCTATTGCCAATCCTATCCAGATGCTTGTCGGTGCGGCGCAATCCGTTTCCAAAGGTGATTTTGATGCCATTCCAGATGAGTCCCGCTTCTCCGGTGAGCTGCTTACCTTGCAGCAGGCTTTGAAAGGCATGGTTGTTGATCTGGGCAAGTTGCTCAAGACAACTGAAGAGAAAGGCCTCGAAGCTGAAGAACAGACAAAGCTGGCTAAAGAAGCCTTGGCTGAGGCCGAGGAAGCACGGAAAGCAGCAGAGAGTGCCAAGCGTGAAGGTATGCTGCAGGCAGCAGGGCAGTTGGAGCAGATTGTCGACCAGATTACCAGCGCATCTCAGGAACTTTCCGCCCAGATAGAGCAGTCCAGATCCGGTGCTGAAATCCAGAGAGAGCGTTCATCTGAGGCTGCAACTGCGATGGAAGAGATGAATGCATCTGTTTTTGAAGTTGCACAGAATGCTTCTCAGGCAGCTGAAAGCGCTGACGATGCCCGCAAGCAAGCTGATGCCGGTGGCGGAATTGTTGATAATGTTATTTCAAGTATTGGTGAAGTTGATGCCGCAGCAGGTCAGATGGCTACAGGGCTTGAGACTCTGGGCAGGAGGGCCGAGGGTATCGGGCAGGTTATGAATGTGATTACCGACATCGCAGACCAGACTAACTTGCTGGCACTTAACGCTGCAATCGAAGCCGCCCGTGCCGGAGAGGCTGGACGAGGGTTTGCGGTTGTAGCGGATGAAGTCCGCAAATTGGCTGAAAAAACCATGGATGCCACTAAGGAAGTCGGAGAAGCTGTTTCAGCTATTCAGTCCGGAACCCGCAATAGCATCAGTGATATGGAAAAAGCCTCCGGTATGGTTGAAAGGAGTACTGCTTATGCTTCCGAGGCTGGGAAGTCTCTTTCTTCAATAGTTAATATTGTAGAGTCAACAGCAGATCAGGTTAGAGCTATTGCCACTGCATCTGAGGAACAGTCTGCCGCTTCTGAAGAGATTAATCGTAATACTGATGAAATTAATCGCATTGCTTCTGAAACATCACAGGCTATGGAGCAGTCTTCCCAAGCTGTGCATGAGTTGTCCCGCCTCTCTGAAGATCTTAAGAGTGTTATAGATGATTTGAAAAAAGTGTAA
- a CDS encoding GntR family transcriptional regulator: MVSSVGLKRRVLRDDVVEHIVGCILKGHLKPGDKIIETRISRELQVSQGAVREAIRDLTARGFVETEPYKGSRVKVLSSDELYDYFAVRSELEPLALSWGYELNRIDVEGLMSAVESMFDGVERQDMTALGQADLDFHRTIMECSGNCSLVRSWEALANDYWMFTLVKQHLENGVDLGVHAQEHKDIVDAVKAGDLELTKELLRNHYSL, encoded by the coding sequence ATGGTATCCAGTGTTGGACTGAAAAGACGGGTTTTGCGTGATGATGTTGTAGAGCACATCGTAGGCTGCATTTTGAAAGGACATCTGAAGCCCGGTGATAAGATTATCGAAACTCGAATTTCACGGGAGCTGCAGGTCAGTCAGGGTGCTGTGCGGGAGGCGATCAGGGATCTGACCGCCAGAGGTTTTGTTGAGACCGAACCCTACAAAGGGTCCCGGGTAAAAGTCCTGTCCTCAGATGAATTATATGATTATTTTGCAGTACGGAGTGAGCTTGAGCCTCTGGCTCTCAGCTGGGGGTACGAGCTGAACAGGATTGACGTTGAAGGCCTTATGTCCGCTGTCGAAAGTATGTTTGACGGAGTTGAGCGTCAGGATATGACTGCCTTAGGTCAGGCTGATCTTGATTTTCACAGGACGATCATGGAGTGTTCCGGAAACTGTTCACTTGTCCGTTCATGGGAAGCTCTGGCTAACGATTACTGGATGTTCACCTTGGTAAAACAGCATTTGGAGAACGGCGTTGATCTCGGCGTACATGCGCAAGAACACAAAGATATTGTTGATGCCGTCAAAGCAGGAGATCTTGAGCTTACTAAAGAACTTCTGCGGAATCATTATTCACTTTAA
- a CDS encoding BON domain-containing protein — translation MRKLIFCLALLALTCMSGCSASVLIPPLPGPMMIPSSVGTFYNAYAISTDERGFQTIVEDEMLETSIQSEIINEKNLNIMDLSTYAYNGHVYVVGEYDNKEDFQLIRKIVRKNKNVNSLTTYLFAEDENACAKTDDYMIQMAVKSALLNDDSVWGANVAVKSVQCNVVLMGRVASINEAVKAKQIAAGVNGVKGVKSFIRSTRQNKYLGQQQRIADAMR, via the coding sequence ATGCGGAAATTAATATTTTGCCTTGCCCTGCTAGCTTTGACCTGCATGAGCGGATGCTCCGCTTCAGTGCTTATCCCACCGTTACCCGGACCTATGATGATTCCGTCATCAGTCGGTACATTTTACAATGCCTATGCCATCAGCACAGATGAGCGCGGCTTCCAGACTATCGTTGAAGACGAAATGCTTGAAACCAGCATTCAGTCTGAAATTATCAACGAAAAGAATCTCAATATCATGGACCTGAGCACCTATGCATACAACGGGCACGTTTATGTGGTCGGAGAATACGATAACAAGGAAGATTTTCAGCTGATCCGCAAGATTGTCAGAAAAAACAAGAACGTCAATTCCCTTACTACCTATCTGTTCGCTGAAGACGAGAATGCATGCGCTAAGACGGATGACTATATGATCCAAATGGCAGTAAAAAGCGCACTGCTGAATGATGACTCCGTATGGGGAGCCAACGTGGCAGTTAAATCAGTACAATGCAATGTGGTACTTATGGGCAGGGTCGCCAGCATAAATGAAGCGGTCAAGGCCAAGCAGATAGCCGCAGGAGTTAACGGGGTGAAGGGAGTAAAGTCATTCATCCGCTCCACCCGACAGAACAAATATCTAGGGCAACAGCAAAGAATAGCTGATGCAATGCGTTAA